CGGAGGTCCTGGGGCACCAGGTGGAGATGCACAAGTACGCCATCCAGATCACCGTGGCGGACGAGCGGGACGGCGGGCTTTCCGGCTCCACCCTGTCCGAGGCCCAGAGCTGGGGCAAGGTGGACGCCGCCCTCTCCCAGATGGTCTTCGCCGAGGCCACCCTGGCCTTTCCCCTCCTTGCCTCCTACGTCTACCACCGGGCTCCCGCCCGGGCCAAGCGGCGCTACGCCGACCTCTTCCGGAGGGAGGTCCCCGCCTAGGGGGTCCTGGTTACCGGGGGGCGCTTTACCGCCCCCCGGCTTCTTTGGTAGACTCCCGGCAAATGCCTGAGGAACTGAGGCTTTACCTGAAGGATCGCTTTGGCGTCTTGGGCCCCCTGGCCCCCGGGCGCTTTGAGGCGGAGCTCGCGAAGCGGGTGGGGAGCCCTGCCAAGCGGGAACCCCTCCTTAAGGCCTGGAGGGCGTACCTCTCGGGGGGGGGACGGGAGGCGGTGCGAAGTTTCTACCGCGAGGTGCTCAAGGTGCCCAAGGGGGAGGCCCTGGTCTACGGCATGCACCTGCCCTTTTTGGAGTTTTACGCTCGGGAGGTTCCCCCGAGGGCGGAGGGGCGGGTTTTGGAGGTGGGGGCCTTCACCGGGGCCCTGGTGGGTTTCCTGCAAAGGAAGCGCCCCGACCTGGAGTGGCACGCCTTGGACGGGGTAGAGGAGGTGGTGGAGGTCGGGAGGAGGCGGGTGCCGGAGGTGGTCTGGCACCGGGGCTGGGCCGAGGAAGCGGAGCTTCCCCCTTTTGACACCCTCCTTCTCCTTTCCGTCTTCCCCGAGGGCTCTGTGGACCAGGCGTTGGAGGGCCGGCTGGGGCCTGAGGCCTTTTGGAAACGCTTCTCTTTCTTTGCCCGCCTGCCGCGCTTCGCCCGCCTCCTCAGGCCGGGAGGGCTCCTGATCTACGGGCACGGCCCCTTTCTCGGCAAGAGCCCGGAAGGGGTGGAGGAGGGGCTCAGGCGGTTGGGCTTCCGGGAGGTGGAGCGGGTGGGGGAGGGGGAGTACTTCCTCGTCCTGGCCCGCAGGCCGGAGGCCCTGGTGGAGGCCCTGGCGGAGGAGGAGGTGGAGGAGGCCCTGGCGGAGCCCGAGCCCCTTGGGGTCCTGGGGGTGGACCTCGAGGAGGTGCGGCCCCTTTTGGAGGCGGGGGACTACAAGGAGGTCCTCTCCCGCCTAGAGGAGGAGGCGGAGGGGGAGGCCGCTTACCTTCGGGGCCGGGCCCTCTTCGCCCTCTCCCGCTACGCCGAGGCGGAGGAGGCCCTGAGGCGGGCCCTTTCCGAGGAGGCCGAGGACCTGAGGGCCCTGGTCTTGGTGGAGCTCGGGGCGCACGAGCGGGCGCGAAGCCGCCTCGAGGCCCTGTCGGTGCGGGGGGGGCGGTACCGCTTGGCCCTGGGAAGGGTCTACCTGGCCGAGGGGCGGTACGCCGATGCCCTCAGGCAGTTCGTAGAGTCGGGGCTTCCCGAGGCGGAGGTCTACGTGCGGGAGGCCCTGGAGCGCATCACCGAGCGCATGCGCCGCTACGCCCGGGAGGGGGAGTGGGCGGAGGTGAGCCGCCGGGCAGAGTTCGTGGAGGACCTCTCCCCGAGCCTCCTCACCCGGGAGATGCTCCGGCTTGGGCTTAAGGCGGCCCTCCTCCAGGGGCTTTTTGCCCGGGCGGAGCGCTACGCCCGGCGGCTTGCCGATTTGGACGAGGCCGAGGGCTTCTTAGGCCTGGCCCTGGCCCACCTGCGCCTCCGGTCTCCCTTGGACTACCGGGGGGAGGACCTGAAGGCGGTGGAGCCCTACCTCACGGAGGCCCTGGCCCGGGTGGAGATCCCCGAGGCCCTGCTCCTCCTCGGTATCCTGAGGCGGCGGGAGGGGCGCCTTTCCGAGGCCCTAAGCCTCCTGGAGCGGGCCGCGCGGCACGGGGAGGGGGAGGTGGCGGGCCTGGCCTTCCATCACCTGGCCGAGGTGAAGCGGGCCCTGAGGCGCCCCCTCAAGGAGGTCCTCGGGGACCACAAGCGGGCCCACGCCCTGAGGGCCTACCCTGCGCCCTATCTCTTCCGCCTGGCCCAGGAGGCCCTGGCGGGGGGCGAGGAGGTCTTGGCCCGGGAACTCCTCTCCCGGGCCCGGGACGCGGGGCTCGAGGCGGTGGCCGAGGAGGACCTGATGGGCCTCCTCTCCCTTCTGGAGCGTTTGGAGGGCCCCTGGGCGGCCTTTAGCCTGCTCTACCGGGCCCTGGGCCATACCCCCAACCCCCCCCTGGGCCTTCTTGCCCTGGCCTACCGGCTCTCCCGCGCCTTCCGGGGAAGCGCCGAGGCCCAGGCGGTGCGGGGCCAGTACCTGGCGGCCCTTTACGGGGCGGGGAGGGTGGAGGAGGCGGAGAGGCTCCTCCTGGCCGAGCACCGGGAGCATCCCCAGGCCCTCGAGGTGCTCTTTGACCTAGCGGAGCACTATGAGGCCCGGGGGGACTGGCGCCAGGGGGCGGAGTACTGGCAGAAGGCCCTGGAGGTAGCCCTTTACCGGGAGAAGGACCTGGAGCTCGCCCGGGAGATCCTCAGGAACCTCCTCTTCCTGAGGCCCCACGACGAAAGCCTCGCCCTCTACCTCGAGGAGCTCAAGGGGGTGGGGCGGGGGCTCATGGCCCTGGGGGAAGAGGTCCCCGAGCTTCCCGAAAGCCGGGCCGAGCTCTTGGAGGAGGCGTTGCCCCACTTCCACGGGGAGCACCTCCTGGTGGTGGGGGGGCATACCCAGCTTCGGAGCCGCCTCCTCCCCTTCCTGGAGGCCCGGGGCCTCAAGGTGGACTGGTACGATGCGGACACCGTTGGGGTCGGCAAGGAGGCCCTTAGGCGGATCCAGAACCGCCTGGAGAAGGCCCACGGCCTCATGATCGTCTCCAGCTACGTGGGCCACGACCTTTCCGAGCCGGTGCGCCTCGAGGCCGAGCGCCTGGGGGTGCCGGTCCACGTGATCCCCGGGCGGGCCCGGGGGGCCACGGGGTTCTTGCGGGCCCTCAAGGCCTTTGCCCCCGAGATCTTCAAGAAGGCCCTCAAAGGGGTACAGTGAGGGGCATGGAGGCCTTGAAGCTGGGCTACTCCCCCTGCCCCAACGACACCTTCCTCTTCTACGCCCTGACCCACGGCCGGGTGGAAAGCCCCTATCCCCTGGAGGCGGTCCTGGAGGACGTGGAGACGCTGAACCTTTGGGCCCTAGAGGGCAGGCTCCCTCTCACCAAGCTTTCCTACGCCGCCTACGGCCGGGTTCGGGACCGCTACGTGGCCCTGCGGAGCGGGGGGGCCTTGGGCCGGGGCGTGGGGCCGCTCCTCGTGGCCCGGAGGCCCCTAAAGGACCTGCGGGGAGCCCGGGTGGCCATCCCCGGGCGGCACACCACCGCCTTTTTGCTCCTCTCCCTCTTTGGGGAGGGTTTTGAGCCCCTGGAGGTGCGCTACGACCGCATCCTTCCCCTGGTGGCCCAGGGGGAGGTGGAGGCCGGCCTCATCATCCACGAAAGCCGCTTTACCTATCCGGCCTACGGCCTGGTGAAGGTCCTGGACCTAGGGGAGTGGTGGGAGGGGGAGACGGGCCTTCCCCTGCCCTTGGGGGCCATCCTGGCCCGGCGCGACCTGGGGGAGGACCGGATCCGGGCCCTGGACCAGGCGGTGCGCCGGAGCCTGGAATACGCCTTGGCCCATCCCGAGGAGACCCTTCCCTACCTGAAGGCCCACGCCCAGGAGCTTTCCGAGGAGGTCATCTGGGCCCACGTGAGGACCTATGTGAACGCCTTTAGCCTGGACGTGGGGGCGGAGGGGGAAAAGGCGGTGGAAAGGCTTTTCGCCGAGGCGGAGAGGCGGGGGTTGCTCCCTCCTTCTTCCCAGCCCCTCTTTTTGTAGACTCAGGGCATGTTCCAGGAGCTTGGCCTCGAGGCCCGCAGGGCGATGGCCCAGGCCTTCACGCCCTTGCGGGTCCGGCGGGGCTCCGCCCTCTACGCCCTCGGGGACCGGGCGGACGGGGTCTACCTGGTGCGGGAGGGGCTTGTGTGGCTGGAAGGCCCTAGGTCCCCTTTGGGGGAGCCCTCCACCCTGGGCGTGGTGGGCCCGGGAGGGCTCCTGGGGGAGGAGGCCCTGGTGGGGGAAGGGCGGCGCAAAAGCGGGGCCACGGCCCTGACCTACGCCGAACTCCTCTTTGCCCCTTCGGAGGCCCTCCTTCCCTTGATGGAGGGCTTTCCCGAGGTCAGGGGCTTTTTCCTGAGGGCCCTTTACGCCCGCCTCGAGGCGGCGGAAAGAAGGCTTTGGGAGGGGCGCCACCTCTCCGTGGCCCAGCGCCTGGCCCGCCTCCTCCTGGAGCTTGGGGAGGCGGGGCTCTCCCACCAGGACCTGGCCCGCATGGTGGGGGCTACCCGGGAGACGGTGACCAAGCTCCTGGGGGAGTGGGCCCTCCAGGGGTTGGTGGACCTGGGGTACCGCCGGGTGGAGGTCCTGGACCCCGCGGCCCTTGCCCGCCTGGCCGAGCCGCTTTAGGCTTTGAAGCATGGAGCCTGCCCTCCTGGCCCGGATGCTGGACCTCCCCCAGGGGGAGGAGGCCCTGAAGGCCCGTCTGGGGCGAAAGGGCCACCCCCGGCTCAAGGAGGCCCTTTCGGCCTACCTGAAGCGCCTTTCCGCCCCAGAGGAGGTCTTAAGGTCCCTGGAGCGCCTGGAGGTGGGGGCGGTGGTGGCGGGCCAGCAGGCGGGCCTCCTCGGGGGTCCCGCCCTCACCTTCTACAAGGCCCACACCGCCTTAGGCCTGGGGCAGCGGGTGGGGGCGGCGGGGGTGTTCTGGATTGCCTCCCAGGATCATGACGTGGAGGAGGTGCGCCACCTGCACCTCCTGGTGGAGGAGGAGATCCGCACCCTCTCCCTCCCCCTTCCCCCTCTCCCTGCGGGGCGGATCCCCCTCGGTCCTTACCGGGAGGCCCTCTTGGCCTTCCTGGGGCCTTGGGCCCGGGAGGCCCGGGTGGCCTACGCCCTGGAGGCGGAAACCCTCGCCGAGTTTTTCGCCCGGGTGCTCCTGGCCTTCCTGGGGGAGCGGGGCCTCCTCCCCTTTGACCCCATGGCCGAGGAGCTTGCGCCCCTATTCCGGGAGGCCCTGGAGCGCGAGCTCTTAGACCCCTTGGCCAGTGCCGAGGCCATCAACCGGGAGGCCGCCCGCATCCGGGCCCTGGGCGGCAAGCCCCCCCTGCGGCGCAAGCCCGGGGCCACCAACCTCTTTCTGGAGACCGATGCCCGCAGGCTCCTCCTCTACCAGGAGGGGGCCTTTAGCGACGGGGTGCGGCGCTATACGAAGAAGGAGCTCTTGGAGATCCTCCACACCGACCCCTCCCGCCTCACCCCGGCGGCGGGCCTCAGGCCCGTTTTCCAGGACCTGGTCCTGCCCACGGCGGGGTTTGTGGTGGGGCCGAACGAGTTCCGGTATGTGGCGGAGCTCTCCGGGGTTTACGCCCTCTACGGCCTCCCCGTGCCCGCCCTTTTCCTCCGGGTCCAGGGGGTGGTCCTCGAGCCCCCCATCCGGCGCATCCTGGAGAGGTACCGCCTGGACCCCTGGGCCTTCCTGGAGGGGGGTGAGGCGGCCTTCCTGGAGGCCGTAGAGGGGGAGGTGGAGGGCTTCCGGGAGGTAGAGGGGGAGTTTTCCCGCCTCCTCCGGGAGGTGGAGGCCCTGGGGGAAAGGGCCAGGGCCCTGGAGCCCACCCTGGACCGCCCCTTCCGCCGCTTCCGGGCGAGGCTTCAGGGGGAAGGGGAGAGGCTTCTCAGGAAGCTCCTCCGCGCCCGGCTGGCGAGGGAGGCCCTCCTCCAAAACCACCTGGAGCGCCTGAAGCGCCACCTCCGGCCCTTCGGCCTGCCCCAGGAGCGGGTCTATCCCTTCGCCATGTACGCCCTGCGCCATGAGGAGGCCCTAGAGAGGCTTGAAAACGCCCCTCTGGAGGGTCGGGCGGTTCTGGTCCTGGGGTGATAGCATGAAGGGGGTATGAAGCGCCCCCTTTGGGTTCTGGGCCTTTTGGCCTTGGCCCCCTTTTTCGTCCGAGGCCAGGAGAAGGTCCTTCTCCTGAGGGTCCTCCTGCGGGAGGTCCCTTTAGGGCAGGAGGTGGTCCTGAGGCTTCCCGATGGGGAGGTCCGGGCCCGGGCCGGGGGGGAAGGGGTGGTGGTGGAGGGACGGGTTTACCCCTATTTGGACCTTTCCGTGCCCTACTTCGCCCTCGAGGGCCGGACCTACCGGGGCGGGCTGCGCCTCCTGGCCCAGGAGGGGAGGCTTTTCGTGGTGAACCTGGTTTCCCTGGAGGACTACCTCCTCGGCGTCCTGCCCGGGGAGGTCCCGGAGGGGTTTCCCCTCGAGGCCCTGAAGGCCCAGGCGGTGGTGGCCCGCACCTTCGCGGTCAACCGCCTGAACCCCAGGGCCCTCTACGACCTCTGCGCCAGCGAGCTCTGCCAGGTTTACCTGGGGCTTTCCGCGGAGAGGCCCAGGTACCGGGAGGCAGTGGCCGCCACCCGGGGCCAGATCCTGAGCTACGGGGGCCAGGCCATCTCCGCCCTCTACCACGCGGACTCCGGAGGCATGACCGCGGCGAGCGAGGAGGTCTTCCAGGCCGCCCTGCCCTACCTTCGGCCCCGGCCCGACCCCTATACCCGCAAAAGCCCCTGGCGGCGCGAGGTGAGCCCGGCCCAGGCGGAAAGGGTCCTCCTCGCCCTGGGCCTTACCCCGAGGGGCCAGGACCCCCCCCAGGTGCTGGAGCGCACACCTTCGGGGCGGGTGTTTAGGATGCGTCTCCTGGGGGTGGAGGTCCGGGGCCCCGAGGCCCAGCGCTTTCTGCGCCTCCTAGGCCTGCCCTCGGCCCTCGCGGACTTCCAGGGATGGGTGGCGGTGGGCCTGGGGGTGGGGCACGGGGTGGGCCTCTCCCAGTGGGGGGCCCGGGGCATGGCCGAGGCGGGCTTCGCCTACCGCGAGGTCCTGGGCCACTACTTCCCCGGGACCTTCCTCTCGGACCTCCTCCTGGGCCAAGGCCTGGCCCCTCCCCTGGCCCTGCGCTAGCCATGCTGATCCCCACGCCCATTGGCCCCCTTTGGCTGGAGGTTTCCCCTCGAGGGGTGCGGTGCCTGGAGCCGGCGCTCTTTCCCCGGGGGAAGGAGGCGGAGGGCCCCTGGGCAAAGCGGGTGGCGGAGGCCGTGGCCCGGTACTTCCGGGGGGAGAGGCCGTGCTTTTGGGATATACCCCTGGATTATTCGGGCCTGAGCCCGAAGCAGGTGGCGGTGTACGAGGCGACCCGGCGCATCCCGTACGGCAGGACGGTGAGCTATGGGTCCCTGGCCGAGGGCCTCGGCCTCTCCCCCCGGGCGGTGGGGGCGGCCCTCCGCGCTTGCCCCTTCTTCCTCCTCGTCCCGGCCCACCGGGTGGTGCACGCCGACGGGAGGCTCGGGGGCTTTGCCGGAAGGGAAGGGCTTAAGGCCTGGCTCCTCTCCTTTGAGGCGGGTGGGGCTTGATACCACCCCATGCGGGCCCCGGTAGAAAGCCCCCGCGAGGTTTGGGCGAGGCAGGAACCAAAAGCAAAGGGGGTCACACCTCCTGCCACAGGGCGAGGGCGAAGGGGGGCAGCTCGGGGCCCAGGAGCCTTCCCCCCTGGAGCTTGGCCCGGGCCCCCGAGAGGAGGTCCAGGGCCTCACCCCCCCGGGGGAAGACGCCGTGCAGGGGAAGGTCCTGCCGGAAGGGGCGGTCGCTGGCGTTCACCACCGCCAGGTAGGGCCCGCGGGTGAAGGCCAGGTGCCGGTCCTGGGCGTAGACCCGCCGGTAGGGGGCGGTGCGGAGCTCGGGATGGGCCTGGCGCAGCCTCGCCATCCTCCTCACCGCCTCGCGGAGCTCCCCCCGCCAGCGCCCTTCCTCCCACACCATCCCCCCGCGGTTCTCGGGGTCAGGGCCGCCCTCCATCCCCACTTCCTCCCCGTAGTAGACCGTGGGGTTTCCCGGGAGGAGGAAGAGGAGGCTCAGGGCCAGGCGCGCCCGGGCCACGTCCCCCCGGAGGAGGGAGAGGAGCCTCGGGGTGTCGTGGGAGGTGAGGAGGTTCATCTGGGCCAGGACCGCCGCCCAGGGATACCGGCCGAAGAGGTCCTCGAGGCGGTGGCTGAAGGCCAGGGCCTGGAGGGGTTCCACCCGCCCCAGGCCCGAGCGGGCGGCAAGCTCCCGGTCCAGGGCCTCCCCTCCCACGAAGCCTAGAACCGCCCGGGCGAGGGGGTAGTTCATCACCCCGTCAAAGATGTCCCCCTGGAGCCAGGCCTCGGCCTCCTCCCAGATCTCCCCCACGAGGTAGGCCTCCGGGTTTGCCCCCTTCACCCGCCTGCGGAAGGCCCGCCAGAACTCGGGGTCCGGGATCTCGTTGGGGACGTCCAGGCGCCATCCGTCCGCCCCGAAGCGCACCCAGTGCTCGGCCACGAAAAGGAGGTATTCCCGCACCTCCTGCGTTTCCACCCGGAGCTTGGGGAGCTCGGGGTTGCCCCACCAGGCCTCGTAGTTGGGGTTTTTCCCATAGGGGTTCAGGGGGAACCCCTTCACGTAGTACCAGTCCCGGTAGGGGCTCTGCTCGCCGTTTTCCAGGAGGTGCTGGAAGGCAAAGAAGGCCCGCCCGGTGTGGTTGAAGACCCCGTCCAGGACCACCCGGATCCCGTGAGCGTGGGCCTTTTCCAGAAGGTGCTTCAAGGCCTCGTTGCCCCCCAGGAGGGGGTCCACCTGGAGGTAGTCCGCGGTGTGGTAGCGGTGGTTGGCGGTGGAGAGGAAGATGGGGTTCAGGTAAAGGGCCTCCACCCCGAGGTCCAGGAGGTAGGAAAGCTTCTCCGCTACCCCCCAAAGCGTTCCCCCCTTGAAGCCCCGGAGGGTCGGGGGGGCCTCCCAGGGCTCGAGGGGCCCGGCAGGGGCGGGTCTGCCCGGGGGGCCCGCGCGGAAGAACCGGTCAGGAAAGATCTGGTAGAAGAAGGCGCCCTCGTACCAGGCCATGGGGACTAGTGTACCACAGAAAAAATGTTCCCGGATCACAAAACTCCTTGCCCCAGGAAGGCCCCTTTGGTATCCTCCCGGGGTGAAGGGTATGGGCCGCCTCTTCGTCATGACCGGGGCCAGCGGGGTGGGGAAGGGTACGGTGCGGGCCAAGGTGCTGGAGCGCACCCGCCTCTTCTACTCCATCTCCATGACCACCCGCCCTCCCCGCCCGGGGGAGCGGCACGGGGTGGATTACTACTTCGTGGACCGCCCCACCTTTGAGGCCCTCCTCGCCCAGGGCGGCTTCCTGGAGCATGCGGAGTACGTGGGCCATCTCTACGGCACGCCCAAGGCCCCGGTGGAGCGGGCCCTGAGGCGGGGGGAGGATGTCCTTTTGGAGATTGAGGTCCAGGGGGCCTTGCAGGTGAAGGAAAAGGTGCCCGAGGCGGTCCTCATCTTCCTCCTTCCCCCCTCCCTTTCCGAGCTGAAGCGGCGGCTCGTCTATCGGGGGACGGACGGCCCGGAGAAGATCGCCAGGCGCCTGGCCCAGGCCGAGTGGGAGATAAGGAACGCCCACCTCTTTGACTACGTGGTGGTGAACGACGTGCTGGAGGAGGCGGTGGCGGACTTCCTCGCCATCCTCACCGCCGAAGGGCGGCGCACCTCCCGGATGGCCCAGGTCCTGGAAAGGGCCCTGGCCCGGGATCCGGATCTGGAAAGCGAGCTGGAGGAGATCCTAAGGAGGCAGTATGGCGGAACCGGGGATTGACAAGCTCTTCGGCATGGTGGACTCCAAGTACCGGCTCACGGTGGTGGTGGCCAAGCGCGCCCAGCAGCTTTTGCGCCACCGCTTCAAGAACACCGTCTTGGAGCCGGAGGAAAGGCCCAAGATGCGGACCCTCGAGGGCCTTTACGACGACCCCAACGCCGTCACCTGGGCGATGAAGGAGCTCCTTCTGGGCAGGCTTGTTTTCGGGGAAAACCTCGTTCCCGAGGATCGGCTCCAGAAGGAGATGGAAAGGCTCTACCCCGTGGCGGAAGAGGAGGCCTAGATGGCCCGGGTCCTGGTGGCGGTCACGGGTGGGGTAGCCGCCATCAAGGTGCCCCACCTCCTCCGCCTCCTCAGGGCCCAGGGACACGAGGTTCGGGTGCTGGCCTCGAGGCGGGCCCTGGAGTTCGTCACCCCCCTTTCCCTGGCCGTGGCCGCAGGGGGGGAGGTGGCCACGGAGGAGGCCTGGTTCCGCCCCGATGGCCGGGCCCTGCACATAGAGCTCGCCCGGTGGGCCGAAGTGGTCCTGGTGGCCCCGGCCACGGTGGACGCCCTGGCCAGGGCCGCCTTGGGGCTGGCGGACGACCTCCTCGGCGCCACCCTCCTTGCCGGGGCTCCGCGGGTGGCCTGGGCGCCCGCCATGAACGAGGCCATGTGGCTTGCCCCCCAGACCCAGGCCCATGCCGAGCGGCTTAAGGCCCTGGGCCACGCCCTCTTTGGCCCCGCTTACGGCCCCTTGGCCGCCCTAGGGGAAGGGGAAGGCTGGGGGCGGATGCTGGAGCCCGAGGAGCTCGTGGAGCGCCTGAACGCCTTCCTCACCCCCAAGGACCTCGAGGGCCTCCGCCTGCTGGTCTCCGCCGGCCCCACCCGGGAGTACCTGGACCCGGTGCGCTTCCTCTCCAACCCTTCCTCGGGGCGCATGGGCTACGCCGTGGCCGAGGCGGCTCGGGACCGAGGGGCCCAGGTCTTCTTGGTTTCGGGCCCCACCGCCTTGCCCGACCCCTGGGGGGTGGAGGTGGTCCGCGTGGAAAGCGCCCTGGAGATGCGCCGGGCCATCCTGGACCGCTACCCTTGGGCGGAGGCCGTGGTGATGGCCGCGGCGGTAGCCGACTACCGTCCGGCGGAGGTTTCCCGGGAAAAGGAGCCCAAGGGGGAGGCGGAGAAGGTGGTCCGCCTCGTGCCCAACCCCGACATCCTCCAGGAGCTGGGGGAGCGGAAGGAGGGCAGGGTCCTGGTGGGCTTCGCCATGGAGACGGGGGAGGGCCTGGAGCGGGCCAAGGAGAAGCTGAGGCGGAAAAACCTGGACCTCATCGCCCTCAACTGGGTCAACCGGGAAGGGGTAGGCTTCGCTAGCCTGGAGAACGAGGTGGTGCTTCTCGCCAGAGACGGCCGGGTGTGGGAGCTGCCCCGCATGCGGAAGCGCCAGGTGGCCGACCGTATCCTGGATGCGGTCAAGGAGTTTTGGAAAGCGTAGGGATTGCGGATATGCGGAGCAAGGAGGAGCGGCACCGCGCCATCCAGGAGATCGTGAGCCGTGAGGAAATCGGCACCCAGAAGGAGCTGGTGGAAAGGCTGCGCCAGCTTGGGTTTGACGTCACCCAGGCCACGGTGAGCCGGGACATCGCCGAGCTCCGCCTCGCCCGGGTCGCCTTGGGCAAGGGACGGCACAAGTACGTCCTGCCCTCTTTGGAGCTTCCCGAGGACGTTTACGAGGAGCTCAAGCGCCAGTTTGGCCTCTTCGTCAAGGACGTGGACCGGGGAGGGAATGTTCTCGTGGTGAAGACCGCCGAGGGGCACGCCTCGGGCATTGCCCTCCTCCTGGACCGCCTCAAGCGGGACGAGATCGTGGGCACCCTGGCGGGGGAGGACACCATCCTCGTGGTGGCCCGCACCGAGGAGGGGGCCCGGGCCCTGGAGGAGGAGTTCGGGGGGCTTTTGGTGGCCGGGGGGCGCTGGAGGCGGGGCGCCCAGGCTTCCTCCTAGGGCCGTGGTGGAGTTCTTCCTGAAGTCCTTCCTGACCCTCTTCGTGGTCATGGACC
Above is a genomic segment from Thermus islandicus DSM 21543 containing:
- a CDS encoding SpoIID/LytB domain-containing protein, which gives rise to MKRPLWVLGLLALAPFFVRGQEKVLLLRVLLREVPLGQEVVLRLPDGEVRARAGGEGVVVEGRVYPYLDLSVPYFALEGRTYRGGLRLLAQEGRLFVVNLVSLEDYLLGVLPGEVPEGFPLEALKAQAVVARTFAVNRLNPRALYDLCASELCQVYLGLSAERPRYREAVAATRGQILSYGGQAISALYHADSGGMTAASEEVFQAALPYLRPRPDPYTRKSPWRREVSPAQAERVLLALGLTPRGQDPPQVLERTPSGRVFRMRLLGVEVRGPEAQRFLRLLGLPSALADFQGWVAVGLGVGHGVGLSQWGARGMAEAGFAYREVLGHYFPGTFLSDLLLGQGLAPPLALR
- the gmk gene encoding guanylate kinase, which translates into the protein MGRLFVMTGASGVGKGTVRAKVLERTRLFYSISMTTRPPRPGERHGVDYYFVDRPTFEALLAQGGFLEHAEYVGHLYGTPKAPVERALRRGEDVLLEIEVQGALQVKEKVPEAVLIFLLPPSLSELKRRLVYRGTDGPEKIARRLAQAEWEIRNAHLFDYVVVNDVLEEAVADFLAILTAEGRRTSRMAQVLERALARDPDLESELEEILRRQYGGTGD
- a CDS encoding menaquinone biosynthesis family protein, whose amino-acid sequence is MEALKLGYSPCPNDTFLFYALTHGRVESPYPLEAVLEDVETLNLWALEGRLPLTKLSYAAYGRVRDRYVALRSGGALGRGVGPLLVARRPLKDLRGARVAIPGRHTTAFLLLSLFGEGFEPLEVRYDRILPLVAQGEVEAGLIIHESRFTYPAYGLVKVLDLGEWWEGETGLPLPLGAILARRDLGEDRIRALDQAVRRSLEYALAHPEETLPYLKAHAQELSEEVIWAHVRTYVNAFSLDVGAEGEKAVERLFAEAERRGLLPPSSQPLFL
- a CDS encoding glycoside hydrolase family 13 protein, with product MAWYEGAFFYQIFPDRFFRAGPPGRPAPAGPLEPWEAPPTLRGFKGGTLWGVAEKLSYLLDLGVEALYLNPIFLSTANHRYHTADYLQVDPLLGGNEALKHLLEKAHAHGIRVVLDGVFNHTGRAFFAFQHLLENGEQSPYRDWYYVKGFPLNPYGKNPNYEAWWGNPELPKLRVETQEVREYLLFVAEHWVRFGADGWRLDVPNEIPDPEFWRAFRRRVKGANPEAYLVGEIWEEAEAWLQGDIFDGVMNYPLARAVLGFVGGEALDRELAARSGLGRVEPLQALAFSHRLEDLFGRYPWAAVLAQMNLLTSHDTPRLLSLLRGDVARARLALSLLFLLPGNPTVYYGEEVGMEGGPDPENRGGMVWEEGRWRGELREAVRRMARLRQAHPELRTAPYRRVYAQDRHLAFTRGPYLAVVNASDRPFRQDLPLHGVFPRGGEALDLLSGARAKLQGGRLLGPELPPFALALWQEV
- a CDS encoding Crp/Fnr family transcriptional regulator; this encodes MFQELGLEARRAMAQAFTPLRVRRGSALYALGDRADGVYLVREGLVWLEGPRSPLGEPSTLGVVGPGGLLGEEALVGEGRRKSGATALTYAELLFAPSEALLPLMEGFPEVRGFFLRALYARLEAAERRLWEGRHLSVAQRLARLLLELGEAGLSHQDLARMVGATRETVTKLLGEWALQGLVDLGYRRVEVLDPAALARLAEPL
- a CDS encoding tetratricopeptide repeat protein, with protein sequence MPEELRLYLKDRFGVLGPLAPGRFEAELAKRVGSPAKREPLLKAWRAYLSGGGREAVRSFYREVLKVPKGEALVYGMHLPFLEFYAREVPPRAEGRVLEVGAFTGALVGFLQRKRPDLEWHALDGVEEVVEVGRRRVPEVVWHRGWAEEAELPPFDTLLLLSVFPEGSVDQALEGRLGPEAFWKRFSFFARLPRFARLLRPGGLLIYGHGPFLGKSPEGVEEGLRRLGFREVERVGEGEYFLVLARRPEALVEALAEEEVEEALAEPEPLGVLGVDLEEVRPLLEAGDYKEVLSRLEEEAEGEAAYLRGRALFALSRYAEAEEALRRALSEEAEDLRALVLVELGAHERARSRLEALSVRGGRYRLALGRVYLAEGRYADALRQFVESGLPEAEVYVREALERITERMRRYAREGEWAEVSRRAEFVEDLSPSLLTREMLRLGLKAALLQGLFARAERYARRLADLDEAEGFLGLALAHLRLRSPLDYRGEDLKAVEPYLTEALARVEIPEALLLLGILRRREGRLSEALSLLERAARHGEGEVAGLAFHHLAEVKRALRRPLKEVLGDHKRAHALRAYPAPYLFRLAQEALAGGEEVLARELLSRARDAGLEAVAEEDLMGLLSLLERLEGPWAAFSLLYRALGHTPNPPLGLLALAYRLSRAFRGSAEAQAVRGQYLAALYGAGRVEEAERLLLAEHREHPQALEVLFDLAEHYEARGDWRQGAEYWQKALEVALYREKDLELAREILRNLLFLRPHDESLALYLEELKGVGRGLMALGEEVPELPESRAELLEEALPHFHGEHLLVVGGHTQLRSRLLPFLEARGLKVDWYDADTVGVGKEALRRIQNRLEKAHGLMIVSSYVGHDLSEPVRLEAERLGVPVHVIPGRARGATGFLRALKAFAPEIFKKALKGVQ
- a CDS encoding methylated-DNA--[protein]-cysteine S-methyltransferase yields the protein MLIPTPIGPLWLEVSPRGVRCLEPALFPRGKEAEGPWAKRVAEAVARYFRGERPCFWDIPLDYSGLSPKQVAVYEATRRIPYGRTVSYGSLAEGLGLSPRAVGAALRACPFFLLVPAHRVVHADGRLGGFAGREGLKAWLLSFEAGGA
- the rpoZ gene encoding DNA-directed RNA polymerase subunit omega, with the protein product MAEPGIDKLFGMVDSKYRLTVVVAKRAQQLLRHRFKNTVLEPEERPKMRTLEGLYDDPNAVTWAMKELLLGRLVFGENLVPEDRLQKEMERLYPVAEEEA
- the bshC gene encoding bacillithiol biosynthesis cysteine-adding enzyme BshC, with protein sequence MEPALLARMLDLPQGEEALKARLGRKGHPRLKEALSAYLKRLSAPEEVLRSLERLEVGAVVAGQQAGLLGGPALTFYKAHTALGLGQRVGAAGVFWIASQDHDVEEVRHLHLLVEEEIRTLSLPLPPLPAGRIPLGPYREALLAFLGPWAREARVAYALEAETLAEFFARVLLAFLGERGLLPFDPMAEELAPLFREALERELLDPLASAEAINREAARIRALGGKPPLRRKPGATNLFLETDARRLLLYQEGAFSDGVRRYTKKELLEILHTDPSRLTPAAGLRPVFQDLVLPTAGFVVGPNEFRYVAELSGVYALYGLPVPALFLRVQGVVLEPPIRRILERYRLDPWAFLEGGEAAFLEAVEGEVEGFREVEGEFSRLLREVEALGERARALEPTLDRPFRRFRARLQGEGERLLRKLLRARLAREALLQNHLERLKRHLRPFGLPQERVYPFAMYALRHEEALERLENAPLEGRAVLVLG